A portion of the Algimonas porphyrae genome contains these proteins:
- a CDS encoding SPFH domain-containing protein, producing the protein MEIGQILVLLLVGLILFFVLRAVTVVRQGWEYTVESFGRYTRTLKPGLTFLIPFYQRIGHKVNMRERVIDVPSQDVITKDNAMVTADAVVFIQVLDPRKAAYEVNDLDHAIQNLCLTNVRTVVGSMDLDEVLSRRDEINAKLLTVIDQATDTWGTKVTRIEIKDLSPPHDITQAMNKQMKAEREKRAEILEAEGRKQSQILRAEGEKESAVREAEGRRESAFLDAEAREREAEAEAKATTMVSQAIAEGDVNAINYFVAQDYVKAFEKLATSPNQKTLIVPAELGALAGTMAGLQKLIDSGKE; encoded by the coding sequence ATGGAAATTGGTCAGATACTTGTTCTGCTGCTGGTCGGCTTGATCCTCTTCTTCGTGCTGCGCGCCGTCACTGTCGTGCGGCAGGGCTGGGAATATACGGTCGAGAGTTTCGGGCGTTATACCCGCACACTGAAACCTGGCCTGACCTTCCTGATCCCTTTCTATCAGCGCATCGGTCACAAGGTGAATATGCGCGAGCGCGTAATCGATGTGCCGAGTCAGGACGTGATCACCAAGGATAATGCCATGGTGACGGCGGACGCGGTGGTGTTCATCCAGGTGCTGGATCCGCGCAAGGCCGCCTATGAGGTCAATGATCTCGACCATGCGATCCAGAATCTCTGCCTCACCAATGTACGGACCGTGGTCGGCTCCATGGATCTGGACGAGGTGCTGTCGCGCCGCGACGAGATCAATGCCAAGCTGCTGACCGTGATCGATCAGGCGACCGATACATGGGGCACGAAAGTGACCCGCATCGAGATCAAGGACCTGTCGCCACCGCACGACATCACGCAGGCGATGAACAAGCAGATGAAAGCCGAACGCGAAAAGCGCGCTGAAATCCTCGAAGCCGAAGGCCGCAAGCAGAGCCAGATTCTGCGCGCCGAGGGCGAAAAGGAGTCTGCCGTGCGCGAGGCCGAAGGTCGTCGCGAATCGGCCTTCCTCGACGCCGAAGCGCGCGAGCGTGAAGCCGAAGCCGAAGCCAAGGCGACGACCATGGTCAGCCAGGCTATCGCCGAAGGCGACGTCAATGCGATCAACTACTTTGTCGCTCAGGACTATGTAAAGGCGTTCGAAAAGCTGGCCACCAGCCCGAACCAGAAGACGCTGATCGTCCCGGCGGAGCTGGGTGCGCTGGCCGGCACCATGGCGGGTCTTCAAAAGCTGATTGATAGCGGGAAGGAGTAG
- a CDS encoding glycerol-3-phosphate dehydrogenase, with the protein MTSTDLLIIGGGINGTAIARDAAGRGLSVILCEKDDLARHTSSASTKLIHGGLRYLEYYEFRLVREALIEREVLLRSAPHIIRPMRFVLPYDQGQRPQWMLRLGLFLYDNLGGRELLPGTKTVNLHKAPHDQVLEPRLKTGFEYSDCWVEDARLVVLNAIDAANRGADIRVGTAVTALSPHKDGYRATLSDGATITARGIVNAAGPWVDEVLFKIKRDRNEAGLRLIKGSHIVTKRLFPGDHAYMFQNADNRIIFAIPYEGDYTLIGTTDVPWEAAPGPMDISPEEVDYLCKAASEYFAQDIHASDVVWSYAGVRPLYDDKSENASAVTRDYVLDIDEFSAAPDGVETTDEGRPVLSIYGGKITTSRKLAEHALQKLSPYYAEASGDWTSEAQLPGGDIPADDFEGFFTTQAARYPDVPADILRHLCRAYGTRITLILGQGPKTDLGLHFGAQLTEAEARYLCNHEWARRAEDILYRRTKQGLHLSAPEKQVFINWFNQLAEL; encoded by the coding sequence ATGACTTCGACAGATCTGCTTATCATCGGTGGCGGCATCAACGGTACGGCCATCGCGCGGGACGCAGCGGGACGCGGCCTGTCGGTGATCTTGTGCGAAAAGGACGACCTCGCGCGGCATACAAGCTCGGCCTCCACCAAACTGATTCATGGAGGACTACGCTATCTGGAATATTACGAATTCCGTCTGGTTCGCGAAGCGCTGATCGAGCGCGAAGTGCTGCTGCGGTCCGCGCCGCACATCATCCGGCCCATGCGTTTCGTCCTGCCTTATGATCAGGGGCAGCGTCCGCAATGGATGTTGCGACTGGGTCTGTTTCTTTATGACAATCTGGGCGGGCGGGAGCTTCTGCCAGGCACCAAGACGGTCAATCTGCACAAGGCGCCGCATGATCAGGTGCTGGAGCCGCGTCTGAAAACCGGTTTCGAATATTCCGACTGCTGGGTCGAGGATGCGCGGCTGGTCGTGCTGAACGCCATAGATGCCGCCAATCGCGGAGCGGATATCCGCGTCGGTACGGCGGTCACGGCCCTGTCCCCGCATAAGGACGGCTACCGGGCAACCCTGTCCGACGGCGCGACGATTACCGCGCGCGGCATCGTGAATGCGGCGGGCCCATGGGTCGATGAGGTGCTGTTCAAGATCAAGCGCGACAGGAACGAGGCCGGGCTGCGCCTGATCAAGGGCAGTCACATCGTCACGAAACGTCTCTTCCCCGGCGACCATGCCTATATGTTCCAGAATGCCGACAACCGCATCATCTTCGCCATTCCCTATGAAGGCGACTACACGCTGATCGGCACGACAGACGTCCCGTGGGAGGCCGCGCCCGGCCCGATGGATATTTCGCCCGAAGAAGTGGACTATCTCTGCAAGGCGGCGTCGGAATATTTCGCCCAGGATATTCACGCGAGCGATGTGGTGTGGAGCTATGCCGGTGTGCGCCCGCTTTATGATGACAAGTCCGAGAATGCTTCTGCCGTGACGCGCGACTATGTGCTCGATATTGATGAGTTCTCAGCAGCCCCGGACGGTGTCGAAACGACGGATGAAGGGCGACCTGTCCTGTCCATCTATGGCGGCAAGATTACAACCTCGCGCAAGCTCGCCGAACATGCGCTGCAGAAGCTCTCGCCCTATTACGCGGAGGCGAGCGGCGACTGGACATCGGAGGCGCAACTGCCCGGAGGCGACATTCCGGCGGATGACTTTGAAGGTTTCTTCACGACGCAGGCCGCGCGCTACCCGGACGTTCCCGCCGACATTCTGCGCCATCTCTGCCGGGCCTATGGCACGCGGATCACCCTGATATTGGGACAGGGGCCCAAGACGGATCTGGGTCTGCATTTCGGCGCCCAGCTGACGGAAGCCGAGGCTCGCTATCTTTGCAATCATGAATGGGCGCGCCGTGCCGAAGACATTCTCTATCGACGGACCAAGCAGGGATTGCACCTGAGCGCGCCTGAAAAACAGGTCTTTATAAACTGGTTTAACCAGCTTGCAGAGCTGTAA
- the lysA gene encoding diaminopimelate decarboxylase, whose protein sequence is MRHFDYQSGDLHAEQVPLSRIAAEVGTPVYVYSSATLERHYRVFADSFEGLDTLVAYSVKANSNIAVLQTLAQLGAGADVVSGGELARALIAGIPGERIVFSGVGKTRAEMSAALDANIHVFNVESLPELHALNAVALSKGVQAPVAFRVNPDVSAGGHEKISTGKKENKFGIGWSRAEAAYAEAAALPGIEIVGVDVHIGSQIDALAPFEAAIRKVVGLIGRLRDQGHRIHLFDIGGGLGIPYGGNSRTPPLPADYGALVRRLTRDLDVQMVFEPGRMIAGNSGVLLSEVLYVKEGEDRHFLIIDAAMNDLLRPALYDAWHDVEPVHAPSPDAASQAYDIVGPICESGDTFAKARDLPPLSAGDLIVFHSAGAYGAAQSSQYNTRPLVPEVMVRGDAYRVIRERPTIADMLKTERLPDWPD, encoded by the coding sequence ATGCGCCATTTCGACTATCAGTCCGGCGACCTTCACGCCGAACAGGTTCCGCTGTCACGCATCGCAGCCGAGGTCGGAACGCCTGTCTATGTCTATTCCTCGGCCACGCTGGAACGTCATTACCGCGTCTTCGCCGACAGTTTCGAAGGGCTCGACACGCTGGTCGCCTATTCGGTCAAGGCCAACAGCAACATCGCCGTGCTGCAGACGCTGGCTCAGCTGGGGGCCGGGGCGGATGTCGTCTCGGGCGGGGAACTGGCCCGGGCCCTGATCGCGGGCATTCCAGGCGAACGGATCGTCTTTTCCGGGGTCGGCAAGACCCGGGCGGAAATGTCGGCGGCGCTGGATGCGAACATTCATGTCTTCAACGTCGAAAGCCTGCCCGAACTGCACGCGCTCAATGCCGTGGCCCTGTCCAAGGGCGTCCAGGCACCGGTCGCCTTCCGGGTCAATCCGGACGTCTCGGCCGGCGGGCATGAGAAGATCAGCACGGGCAAGAAGGAAAACAAGTTCGGAATCGGCTGGAGCCGGGCCGAAGCAGCCTATGCCGAAGCGGCGGCGCTGCCCGGAATCGAAATCGTCGGTGTCGATGTGCATATCGGCAGTCAGATCGACGCGCTGGCGCCGTTCGAGGCCGCGATCCGCAAAGTGGTCGGCCTGATCGGGCGGCTTCGCGATCAGGGCCACAGGATCCACCTGTTCGACATTGGCGGGGGGCTGGGCATTCCTTATGGCGGCAATAGCCGGACGCCGCCCCTGCCGGCAGACTATGGCGCGCTTGTGCGACGCCTGACCCGAGACCTTGATGTGCAAATGGTGTTCGAACCCGGACGGATGATCGCCGGAAATTCGGGGGTGCTGCTGTCCGAAGTCCTCTACGTCAAGGAAGGCGAGGATCGCCATTTCCTGATCATCGATGCGGCCATGAACGATCTGTTGCGCCCGGCTCTCTATGATGCGTGGCACGATGTCGAACCTGTTCACGCTCCGTCACCGGATGCCGCGTCGCAGGCTTATGACATCGTCGGCCCGATCTGCGAAAGCGGCGATACCTTCGCCAAGGCGCGCGACCTGCCGCCGCTTTCTGCGGGCGATCTGATCGTCTTTCATTCAGCCGGGGCATATGGGGCCGCGCAGAGCAGCCAGTATAATACCCGCCCGCTCGTGCCCGAAGTCATGGTCCGGGGCGATGCCTACCGCGTCATCCGCGAACGCCCTACCATCGCCGACATGCTCAAGACGGAACGCCTGCCCGACTGGCCGGATTGA
- a CDS encoding P-II family nitrogen regulator yields MKKIEAIIKPFKLDEVKEALQAIGLQGMTVLEAKGFGRQKGHTELYRGAEYVVDFLPKLKLELVVADDQVEPALEAIQTAAKTGKIGDGKIFVSEVSQAIRIRTGETGDASL; encoded by the coding sequence ATGAAGAAGATCGAAGCCATCATCAAACCGTTCAAGCTGGACGAGGTGAAGGAGGCGCTACAGGCGATCGGCCTGCAAGGGATGACGGTTCTGGAAGCCAAGGGCTTCGGTCGACAGAAAGGCCATACCGAGCTTTATCGCGGCGCCGAATATGTCGTCGACTTCCTGCCCAAGCTGAAGCTGGAACTGGTCGTCGCGGACGATCAGGTCGAACCAGCGTTGGAAGCGATCCAGACGGCTGCCAAGACCGGCAAGATCGGCGATGGCAAGATTTTCGTTTCCGAAGTCTCGCAGGCGATCCGGATCCGGACCGGCGAAACCGGCGACGCGTCGCTTTAG
- the lptM gene encoding LPS translocon maturation chaperone LptM, which yields MTRLLAVLLLIASSLILSGCGIRGNLQTPPPLWGGDAASETTDADAATVAEAANEEAAAQRAPLEKDNPGYGTQVADQP from the coding sequence ATGACCCGCCTCCTTGCCGTCCTGCTTCTGATTGCGTCCAGCCTGATATTATCGGGCTGCGGCATACGCGGCAATCTGCAGACGCCGCCGCCGCTGTGGGGCGGCGACGCGGCGAGCGAAACGACGGATGCGGACGCGGCAACCGTCGCCGAGGCGGCAAACGAAGAGGCCGCCGCGCAACGCGCGCCGCTGGAAAAGGATAATCCCGGTTACGGCACGCAGGTCGCCGACCAGCCCTGA
- a CDS encoding response regulator: MSDSDPKFCVLLIDDDPFEARTVNRIFGALTDAPFYIAYVQKCSEAIALLDHRRFDLVLLDNRLSERISARFSVPIIKAAIGRAPLAIISSDTSPTYLQDPATLGVDFIVDKSEMITFLKSQLGGLLHGDGQPVPA, from the coding sequence GTGAGTGATTCCGACCCCAAATTCTGCGTCCTGCTGATTGACGACGATCCTTTCGAGGCCCGGACGGTCAACCGGATTTTCGGTGCGCTGACCGATGCCCCGTTCTATATCGCCTATGTTCAGAAATGCAGCGAGGCGATCGCCCTGCTCGATCACCGCCGGTTTGACCTCGTCCTGCTCGACAATCGTCTGTCGGAACGGATTTCGGCGCGCTTTTCCGTGCCAATCATCAAGGCCGCCATTGGACGTGCGCCACTGGCCATCATTTCCAGCGATACCTCGCCGACCTATCTGCAGGATCCGGCCACGCTCGGAGTCGATTTTATCGTCGACAAGTCCGAGATGATCACCTTCCTCAAATCACAGCTTGGCGGTCTGCTGCATGGTGATGGGCAGCCCGTCCCCGCCTGA
- a CDS encoding peroxiredoxin, producing MTIETGQSVPDATFMTMGEDGPAPMPSADLFSGKRVVLFAVPGAYTPTCSAKHLPGFKEHGAAIKAKGVDTIACTSVNDVFVMDAWGKEQDAGDVVMLADGNGEFAKSVGLELDASGFGMGTRSQRYAMIVNDGKVEQLFVEGPGEFQVSSAEHVLDNL from the coding sequence ATGACAATCGAAACCGGACAATCCGTACCCGATGCGACCTTCATGACGATGGGCGAGGACGGTCCCGCGCCGATGCCGAGCGCCGATCTGTTCAGCGGTAAACGCGTCGTCCTGTTCGCTGTGCCGGGTGCCTATACGCCGACCTGTTCGGCCAAGCATCTGCCCGGCTTCAAGGAACATGGGGCCGCGATCAAGGCCAAGGGCGTGGACACCATTGCCTGCACATCGGTCAATGACGTCTTCGTCATGGATGCCTGGGGCAAGGAACAGGACGCTGGCGACGTCGTCATGCTGGCGGACGGCAATGGCGAATTTGCCAAATCCGTCGGGCTGGAGCTCGATGCGTCCGGTTTCGGCATGGGCACGCGCTCGCAGCGCTATGCCATGATCGTCAATGACGGCAAAGTCGAACAGCTTTTCGTCGAAGGCCCCGGCGAATTTCAGGTCAGCTCAGCCGAGCATGTACTCGACAATCTCTAG
- a CDS encoding YqgE/AlgH family protein, translating to MGKDSDYTSYSGHYLIATPAMGDPRFRQTVIFLCAHDASGAMGLIINRGKQDLVISDLLDHVGVSGDVRVADAPVLDGGPVDIDRGFVLHSADWFREDSSMKVSDTLSLTSTKDVLEALVTESAPEKAMLAVGYAGWGPGQLEAEIADNAWLVVGGDETLVFADDLDGKWAQALARMGISPEQLSAFGGSA from the coding sequence ATGGGCAAAGACAGCGATTATACGAGCTATAGCGGTCACTATCTGATCGCGACCCCGGCCATGGGCGATCCACGCTTTCGCCAGACCGTGATCTTTCTCTGCGCCCATGATGCCTCTGGCGCGATGGGTCTGATCATCAATCGCGGCAAACAGGATCTCGTCATTTCCGACCTGCTCGACCATGTCGGGGTTAGCGGCGATGTCCGCGTCGCCGACGCGCCCGTGCTCGATGGCGGCCCCGTCGATATCGACCGGGGGTTCGTGCTGCATTCGGCGGACTGGTTCCGCGAAGACAGCTCGATGAAAGTGTCCGATACGCTCAGCCTGACCTCGACCAAGGATGTTCTGGAAGCGCTGGTGACAGAATCCGCGCCTGAAAAAGCCATGCTGGCGGTCGGTTATGCCGGCTGGGGTCCCGGACAGCTGGAAGCGGAAATCGCGGACAATGCCTGGCTTGTCGTCGGCGGCGACGAAACCCTCGTCTTTGCTGACGATCTCGACGGGAAATGGGCACAAGCGCTTGCCCGCATGGGGATCAGTCCCGAACAGCTCTCGGCCTTTGGCGGATCGGCCTGA
- a CDS encoding NADP-dependent malic enzyme produces the protein MKKLTPRPPKKPFITDEQALRFHAEPTPGKISMLPTKPMATQRDLSLAYSPGVAVPVEAIAEDIDLAYDYTSKGNTVAVISNGTAILGLGNLGAIASKPVMEGKSVLFKRFADIDSFDIEVEEEEAEPFIECVKRIGNSFGGINLEDIGSPECFIIEQELRDLVDIPVFHDDQHGTAIIATAGLINAADLTGRKFEDMTVVLSGAGAAGLSVLNLIKSLGVRDDNCLVLDSKGVIYKGRTEYMDQWKAPHAVDTDKRTLREAMEGADVFLGLSVAGIVDEEMVASMAPNPIIFAMANPDPEVLPETIKSVRDDAIIATGRSDYPNQVNNVLGFPYIFRGALDVRARNVNDEMKLACAHALADLARQDVPEEVAAAYHGNRPKYGPNYIIPAPFDPRLISEIPPYVAQAAMDTGQARKPIEDMDAYKRSLARRQDPTAAILQGITAAVVEEPKTIVFAEGEEPAVIRAAQAFQQRGLGKAILIGREKPIYDNMKLLGIEKPESLSVLNARLFDRNAEFTEYLYSRLQRRGFLRRDAQRLVNNDRNVFSALLMHHGLADGMVSGVTRSYDVVLRDVRLVLSHRKRERTMGVSVVVNRNRTLFIADTNITELPTAADLADIAETTANFAQTFGFEPRVAMLSYSTFGNPVGERMMKVREAVSILDQRQVDFEYEGDLAADVALDPLHTLTYPFSRLTDAANVLVMPAIHSASISTKLLDAVGGATVLGPFLTGLEKPVQICSLGAAASEILQMATLAAFAPGFEES, from the coding sequence ATGAAAAAGCTGACCCCACGCCCGCCCAAGAAGCCCTTCATCACCGACGAACAGGCGCTTCGCTTTCATGCCGAACCGACACCCGGCAAGATCTCCATGTTGCCGACCAAGCCGATGGCGACCCAGCGCGATCTCAGCCTGGCCTATTCGCCAGGCGTCGCCGTTCCGGTCGAAGCCATCGCCGAAGATATTGATCTGGCGTACGACTATACGTCCAAGGGCAACACAGTCGCCGTCATCTCCAACGGGACAGCCATTCTGGGGCTCGGTAATCTGGGAGCGATCGCATCCAAACCCGTCATGGAAGGGAAGTCCGTTCTCTTCAAACGCTTCGCCGACATCGACAGTTTCGACATTGAAGTCGAAGAGGAAGAGGCCGAGCCCTTCATCGAATGCGTCAAGCGGATCGGAAATAGTTTTGGCGGCATCAATCTCGAAGATATCGGCTCGCCCGAATGTTTCATCATTGAACAGGAATTGCGCGACCTGGTCGACATTCCCGTGTTTCATGACGACCAGCACGGCACCGCCATCATCGCCACGGCGGGCCTCATCAATGCCGCCGACCTGACAGGACGCAAGTTCGAAGACATGACGGTCGTCCTGTCCGGCGCGGGTGCCGCCGGCCTGTCGGTTCTGAACCTGATCAAGTCGCTCGGCGTGCGCGACGATAACTGCCTCGTCCTCGACAGCAAGGGCGTGATCTATAAGGGCCGGACCGAGTATATGGATCAGTGGAAGGCCCCGCACGCCGTCGATACTGACAAGCGGACCCTGCGCGAAGCGATGGAAGGCGCGGACGTCTTTCTCGGTCTTTCGGTCGCCGGCATCGTCGATGAGGAGATGGTCGCCAGCATGGCCCCCAATCCGATCATCTTCGCCATGGCGAATCCCGATCCGGAAGTCCTGCCCGAAACGATCAAGTCCGTCCGCGATGATGCCATCATTGCCACGGGCCGTTCGGATTATCCCAATCAGGTCAATAACGTTCTGGGCTTCCCCTATATCTTCCGCGGCGCGCTCGACGTGCGGGCGCGAAACGTCAATGACGAGATGAAACTGGCCTGCGCCCATGCGCTGGCCGATCTGGCGCGTCAGGACGTGCCGGAGGAAGTGGCCGCGGCCTATCACGGCAATCGTCCGAAATACGGCCCCAACTATATCATCCCGGCCCCGTTCGATCCGCGTCTGATCAGTGAAATCCCGCCCTATGTCGCGCAGGCCGCCATGGACACCGGACAGGCGCGCAAGCCGATCGAGGATATGGACGCCTATAAGCGCTCCCTCGCCCGGCGACAGGATCCGACCGCCGCCATCCTGCAGGGCATAACGGCCGCCGTCGTCGAGGAGCCCAAAACGATCGTCTTTGCCGAAGGCGAAGAACCCGCCGTCATCCGCGCTGCGCAGGCCTTCCAGCAGCGCGGTCTTGGCAAGGCGATCCTGATCGGCCGGGAAAAGCCGATCTACGACAATATGAAGCTGCTCGGCATCGAGAAGCCGGAGAGTCTTTCCGTTCTCAATGCGCGCCTGTTCGACCGCAATGCGGAGTTCACCGAATATCTCTATTCCCGCCTGCAGCGCCGGGGCTTCCTGCGGCGTGACGCACAGCGTCTGGTCAATAATGACCGGAATGTCTTTTCCGCTCTGCTGATGCATCACGGTCTGGCGGACGGCATGGTGTCCGGCGTGACCCGGTCCTATGATGTGGTGCTGCGCGACGTGCGGCTGGTGCTGAGCCACCGCAAGCGCGAACGCACGATGGGCGTGTCCGTCGTGGTCAACCGCAACCGGACGCTCTTCATCGCCGACACCAACATTACCGAGCTGCCGACTGCCGCCGACCTTGCCGATATTGCGGAAACGACCGCGAACTTCGCCCAGACCTTCGGGTTCGAACCGCGCGTCGCCATGTTGTCCTATTCCACTTTCGGTAACCCTGTCGGCGAACGCATGATGAAGGTTCGCGAAGCGGTCTCCATTCTCGATCAGCGACAGGTCGACTTCGAGTATGAAGGCGATCTGGCGGCCGATGTCGCGCTCGACCCGCTGCATACGCTGACCTATCCCTTCTCGCGCCTGACCGACGCCGCCAATGTACTGGTCATGCCGGCCATCCATTCGGCATCGATCTCGACCAAATTGCTGGACGCCGTCGGCGGAGCGACCGTGCTCGGCCCGTTCCTGACAGGTCTGGAAAAGCCGGTACAGATCTGCTCGCTCGGCGCCGCCGCCTCCGAAATCCTGCAAATGGCAACACTCGCGGCCTTTGCCCCGGGATTTGAAGAGTCCTGA
- a CDS encoding NfeD family protein — translation MVELLSQLTAWHWLILGVVLLGIELLTGSTYLLWPAASALFVGILLFIAPGLGWEMQMLLFFLLSITTLVLGRTHLQRLVKGGEPSDLNDPGLAMIGRQVRAVADFTGIEGRVQVGDTQWSARLSGGTAEAGDLLRVEAVEGATLIVGR, via the coding sequence GTGGTCGAACTTCTCTCTCAACTGACGGCGTGGCACTGGCTGATACTGGGTGTTGTCCTGCTCGGTATCGAGCTGCTGACCGGCTCGACCTATCTGCTCTGGCCCGCCGCGTCGGCTCTATTCGTCGGTATCCTGCTCTTCATCGCGCCAGGTCTGGGCTGGGAAATGCAGATGCTGCTCTTCTTCCTGCTCTCGATCACGACGCTGGTGCTGGGGCGGACCCATCTGCAAAGGCTGGTCAAGGGCGGCGAGCCCTCGGATTTGAACGATCCGGGCTTGGCCATGATCGGACGACAGGTCCGGGCCGTGGCGGACTTCACCGGCATTGAAGGCCGGGTGCAGGTCGGCGACACGCAGTGGTCGGCTCGCCTGTCGGGCGGCACGGCGGAGGCGGGCGATCTGCTGCGCGTCGAAGCCGTCGAAGGCGCAACCCTGATTGTCGGGCGATAA
- a CDS encoding response regulator, producing the protein MAIKANRFSVLVIDDDPYETQFVERALALSSSIDGHVTAAADFADAMAHLSDRRFDLILLDNRLTRRLSALQTVPAINTIRGTMPLAVLTADTSPHYLICPESLGVDYIVDKIDLIKFMRSFAARSLIGITCNACEFEGMPSCPKNGGLAYPVPIGREAARLSLFENRTSLAL; encoded by the coding sequence ATGGCTATCAAGGCGAACCGATTTTCCGTCCTGGTCATCGATGACGATCCTTATGAGACCCAATTCGTGGAACGGGCCCTGGCACTGTCATCGTCGATCGATGGCCATGTCACCGCCGCAGCCGACTTTGCCGACGCGATGGCGCATCTTTCAGACCGCCGCTTCGATTTGATCCTGCTCGATAATCGTCTGACACGGCGATTATCCGCTTTGCAAACGGTTCCGGCCATCAATACGATCCGCGGGACCATGCCCTTGGCCGTGCTGACTGCCGACACCTCCCCGCACTATCTGATCTGCCCCGAAAGTCTGGGCGTCGATTATATTGTCGACAAGATCGATCTGATCAAATTCATGCGTAGCTTCGCGGCGCGCAGCCTGATCGGAATTACCTGCAACGCCTGTGAATTTGAGGGCATGCCGTCCTGCCCGAAAAATGGCGGGTTGGCCTATCCCGTCCCGATCGGGCGAGAGGCAGCGCGCCTGTCCCTGTTCGAAAACCGGACGTCGCTCGCCCTCTGA
- a CDS encoding DUF190 domain-containing protein produces MPFSHDDNKKLRLELIIESPALRRAEDLLRDAGATGWTVVPAMSGFGGQTRWSRGTDLSEATDMVVLICIGDEDVLKPALQTMLKLLDRRIGIVNISDVRVLRPGLF; encoded by the coding sequence ATGCCGTTCAGTCACGACGATAATAAGAAGCTGCGCCTCGAGCTGATTATCGAGAGCCCGGCGCTGCGCCGCGCCGAAGACCTGCTGCGAGATGCCGGCGCGACGGGCTGGACCGTCGTTCCCGCCATGAGCGGTTTTGGCGGGCAGACGCGCTGGTCGCGCGGCACGGACCTTTCCGAAGCGACCGATATGGTGGTGCTGATCTGCATCGGCGATGAAGATGTGCTGAAGCCAGCCTTGCAGACCATGCTGAAGCTGCTCGATCGCCGGATCGGTATCGTCAATATTTCCGACGTTCGCGTGCTCAGACCCGGCCTGTTTTAG
- a CDS encoding ferritin-like domain-containing protein has protein sequence MDITNTPTPGVLTKEDTIEELNDVTRLMIDSFKGYREAADEADDNWALKNEFDQRAEARSRHIASIQNYVRELGGEPSTHGTARGAVHRGWMNFANMFRDDEKGAIESVENGESFLANRIEDCLQDGQLDATGQQLLQTAHADVCAAANYYDRIDG, from the coding sequence ATGGATATCACAAATACACCGACACCCGGCGTTCTTACCAAAGAAGACACGATCGAGGAGCTGAACGATGTGACGCGCCTTATGATCGACAGCTTCAAAGGCTACCGCGAAGCCGCTGACGAAGCTGACGATAATTGGGCGCTGAAGAACGAATTCGACCAACGCGCCGAAGCGCGCTCGCGTCATATTGCATCGATTCAAAACTATGTCCGCGAACTGGGCGGCGAGCCATCAACGCATGGTACGGCGCGTGGTGCCGTCCACCGTGGCTGGATGAACTTCGCCAACATGTTCCGCGATGACGAAAAAGGTGCCATCGAATCCGTCGAAAACGGCGAGAGCTTCCTGGCCAACCGTATCGAAGACTGTCTGCAGGACGGTCAACTGGACGCGACGGGTCAGCAGCTACTGCAGACGGCTCATGCCGATGTCTGCGCTGCGGCCAACTATTACGACCGTATCGACGGCTAA